AAGAAGTTCTTTTCAGAAATATGCCTAAACTTATCCGCGCTCTAGAAAAGGAGATGAAAGAAAATTCCGCAAAGTTAAATTATGAAAAAGCGCGAATCGTTAGAGACCAAATCTATAAACTGCAAAATATGTCTTATAAAAGCAATTCTAATGAGTATATGGAAAACCCCAATTTGATTATTGATAGAGCGAAAGATGAGCTTTTAGAGCTTGCCAATTTAATTGAGGTTAAATGCAAAAAAAGAATTGATTTAAAAAGGATTGAATTTTACGATGTGTCTAACATATCTGGTAAATGGGCGGTAGGGTCTATGGTGGTGGCGATGGGGGGTTTAGTGGATAAAGACCAATATCGCAGGTTTAGGATTAAAACTATAGATTTCCCAAACGACGCTAATATGCTTAAAGAGGTTTTAGTGAGAAGATTAAAACATCTAGAATGGCAAACACCTAATCTTATTGTTTTAGATGGCGGGAAGTCTCAAGTGTCTGTGGCTAATACTATAAAGGGGTTGGAAAACATCCCTATTTTAGGTTTAGCTAAAAGACTTGAAACGGTAGTGTTTTATGATAAAAATTCCAAAAAATTTATGGAGATTACTCTTTCTAAACATAGCAAAGCTTTACAATTACTTCAAAAACTTAGGGACGAAGCTCATAGATTTGCTATAACATATCACAGGAAGTTGAGGATGGGCGTTATTGCGAGGAACTGATAACTATTTCCGGTTATTAACACAGCGTCATTGCGATCCCGAGCTTTGGCGAGGGAGAAGCAATCTCATTGAGATTGCTTTGTCGCTCGTTACACTCGCTCCTCGCAATGACGGGGGTTAGACTTCCCCAAGATGTGGTATTATTGAATTATGAAAAAAATTTTGCGGACAATTTTATTTAATATTGTGGGTATTTATTTAGCAAGCCAGATACTTGAGGGGCTTTCTTATAACGGCGTCATCAAAGTTCTGGTTTTGGCAGGTATTGCTTTAACATTAGCGGGATTTATTGTTAAACCGATAATTAAAATAATAACTCTGCCTATAAACTTTATTACTCTTGGCATATTCTCTTGGCTTATAGATGTGTTCATTTTGTATCTGGTTACGGTTTTCGTTCCCAAATTTACCATATCCTCGTTTGCTTTTAGCGGTTTTTCTTATAATGGTTTTTCAATTCCGTTTATGTCTTTTTCGCTATTTTGGGCTTTTGTTTTATGCTCTTTTGTAATATCTATATTAGTTGGTATTTTTAAATATATATGCGATTAATATTTCAAATGATTCTTATTTTAGTGTCTTTTATATTGGTGGCGCTTATACTTTTGCAAGCGCGAGGCACGGGTCTTTCGGCTACTTTTGGAGGCAGTTTATCGTATTACAGTTCCAAAAGGGGCATAGAAAAATTCCTTTTTATAACCACAATAATAATGGGGGCGCTTTTTTCTACAATA
This Patescibacteria group bacterium DNA region includes the following protein-coding sequences:
- a CDS encoding UvrB/UvrC motif-containing protein, with the protein product SFKHIQLTKDRISIVRKNEIREKEVVYGPFPYGGSAEIIIKTLRKIFPFRDCSLSKFSRYCKLNKPCLYGHTKICPAPCTSEEGERINIENIKKVKEVLFRNMPKLIRALEKEMKENSAKLNYEKARIVRDQIYKLQNMSYKSNSNEYMENPNLIIDRAKDELLELANLIEVKCKKRIDLKRIEFYDVSNISGKWAVGSMVVAMGGLVDKDQYRRFRIKTIDFPNDANMLKEVLVRRLKHLEWQTPNLIVLDGGKSQVSVANTIKGLENIPILGLAKRLETVVFYDKNSKKFMEITLSKHSKALQLLQKLRDEAHRFAITYHRKLRMGVIARN
- a CDS encoding phage holin family protein; this translates as MKKILRTILFNIVGIYLASQILEGLSYNGVIKVLVLAGIALTLAGFIVKPIIKIITLPINFITLGIFSWLIDVFILYLVTVFVPKFTISSFAFSGFSYNGFSIPFMSFSLFWAFVLCSFVISILVGIFKYICD
- the secG gene encoding preprotein translocase subunit SecG, with the translated sequence MILILVSFILVALILLQARGTGLSATFGGSLSYYSSKRGIEKFLFITTIIMGALFSTIAFLGVFVY